From the genome of Chiloscyllium plagiosum isolate BGI_BamShark_2017 chromosome 29, ASM401019v2, whole genome shotgun sequence, one region includes:
- the LOC122564331 gene encoding regulator of G-protein signaling 9-binding protein-like: MPIQSSKVADEGTANSARERDECRALVDSLNKVTGCYRHLATGVGGSADCSSLRDELRRTREKSQEVAGLLRSKLTAVLRDKTLSTEERAEMERLWVVFSSNLESFQMDMCKVLELGQGFPLSGTEKPLIQTGMSGGTSEVAARALSVQNLAQDTALNVERLELQELQEHIDKVDEMMENMEMKVNVLRWTVEAKGDAYYSVLSTDASSMALLSEGEEMRRHSRCCDREKCFMSVLFCTVALIAVGLSVCVVNLS; the protein is encoded by the coding sequence ATGCCGATCCAAAGCAGCAAGGTGGCAGATGAGGGCACTGCGAACTCAGCGAGGGAGAGGGACGAGTGCAGAGCGCTGGTGGACTCGCTCAACAAAGTGACGGGATGCTACAGGCACCTGGCCACGGGGGTAGGGGGCTCGGCGGACTGCAGCAGCCTGAGGGACGAGCTCAGGAGAACCAGGGAGAAGAGCCAGGAAGTGGCCGGACTCCTCCGGAGCAAGCTGACGGCGGTGCTCCGGGACAAGACGCTGAGCACGGAGGAGCGGGCCGAGATGGAGCGCCTCTGGGTCGTCTTCTCCTCCAACCTGGAGAGCTTTCAGATGGACATGTGCAAGGTGCTGGAGCTGGGCCAAGGCTTCCCCCTGTCGGGGACCGAGAAGCCCTTGATCCAGACCGGGATGTCTGGAGGGACCTCGGAGGTGGCAGCCCGGGCTCTGAGCGTCCAGAACCTAGCCCAGGACACCGCACTGAATGTGGAGAGGCTGGAGCTGCAGGAGCTGCAGGAGCACATCGACAAGGTGGACGAGATGATGGAGAACATGGAGATGAAAGTCAACGTGCTGAGGTGGACGGTGGAGGCAAAGGGAGACGCGTACTATTCGGTGCTGAGCACAGACGCCTCCTCGATGGCCCTGCTGTCAGAGGGGGAGGAGATGCGGCGCCACAGCCGGTGTTGTGACCGTGAGAAGTGTTTTATGTCGGTGCTGTTCTGCACAGTGGCTCTGATAGCTGTGGGATTGTCAGTGTGTGTGGTGAACCTTTCATGA